From Pseudothermotoga thermarum DSM 5069, a single genomic window includes:
- a CDS encoding extracellular solute-binding protein: MKRLFVLALLALTLVLFAQKVTLTFMTPLGGPDGAYMDEIIKKFNATHPDIEVVHLVVVSSVDYKQKLSAGIATKTAPHVLFIRKHDMPIFFDHLKVLGKDELRKYGIDIDDVYPSVLDGLIKDGGVYGIPLDVWIFYMAYRRDNFKKAGLDPDKPPYTRQEFEAALEALKKVTPAGVAPWCESPAWDWIFIHTMWQFGGDILTPDFKKPAFRKAAVEALKYLMYLQDKGYFSREAVDTGPTFESGAGSILITGIWTMGAWKEVLGENFGYAPAPQIGTTKAVFGGSHVLAMPRVMVEDPKVYEAAMTWIKYLWDNAIDWYAAGQAPARKSIAESEELKRRLPHIYTVAQQLPYVKTFQTFPYIAEIVAEIAVYVQDVLITRNLTPEEAMRRAEEAVQEILDDYWATVGRRK, encoded by the coding sequence ATGAAAAGGCTTTTTGTACTGGCTCTTTTGGCACTGACACTTGTTTTATTCGCTCAGAAAGTGACGCTAACGTTCATGACACCGCTTGGAGGTCCTGACGGAGCTTACATGGACGAGATTATCAAGAAATTCAACGCAACTCATCCGGATATCGAAGTTGTCCACTTGGTCGTTGTTTCGTCGGTTGATTACAAACAGAAGCTCTCTGCAGGTATAGCTACGAAAACCGCTCCACACGTCCTGTTCATTAGAAAGCATGACATGCCAATTTTCTTTGATCATCTCAAAGTTTTGGGTAAAGACGAACTTCGCAAATACGGTATCGATATCGATGATGTTTATCCGTCAGTACTTGATGGATTGATCAAGGACGGAGGAGTGTACGGGATACCTTTGGACGTGTGGATCTTCTACATGGCGTATCGAAGGGACAATTTCAAGAAAGCAGGTCTCGATCCCGACAAACCACCGTATACCAGACAGGAATTCGAAGCAGCCTTGGAAGCTTTGAAAAAGGTTACACCAGCAGGTGTTGCACCTTGGTGTGAATCACCTGCATGGGACTGGATATTCATCCACACAATGTGGCAATTTGGTGGAGACATTCTGACGCCTGATTTCAAGAAACCGGCTTTCAGAAAAGCAGCTGTTGAAGCCCTGAAATATTTGATGTACCTGCAGGACAAAGGATATTTCTCACGTGAAGCAGTCGACACAGGACCAACATTCGAGTCTGGAGCCGGTAGTATTTTGATAACAGGAATCTGGACCATGGGTGCATGGAAAGAAGTTTTGGGTGAGAACTTCGGCTACGCACCAGCACCGCAAATTGGAACAACAAAAGCGGTTTTCGGTGGTTCACATGTCCTCGCTATGCCAAGAGTGATGGTGGAAGATCCCAAAGTCTATGAAGCAGCTATGACATGGATCAAATACTTGTGGGACAACGCTATAGACTGGTATGCTGCCGGACAGGCACCTGCCAGAAAATCCATTGCCGAAAGTGAAGAGCTGAAGAGAAGATTGCCACACATATACACAGTTGCACAGCAGCTTCCTTATGTGAAAACATTCCAAACATTCCCATACATAGCGGAAATAGTTGCTGAGATTGCAGTTTACGTTCAAGATGTGTTGATAACCAGAAATCTAACCCCAGAAGAAGCAATGCGTCGAGCAGAGGAAGCAGTGCAGGAAATTTTGGATGATTACTGGGCAACAGTCGGACGAAGGAAATAA
- a CDS encoding carbohydrate ABC transporter permease, which produces MQEYQVTASEAQKSVKSFSRRRLRRELGAWGFMAPHLFFFIVFTMAPLVFGFIMSFHRWTLLDEPLFIGWDNFVRVWRDSRFWQAVSNTLIFALISVPLTMLVSLVFALLLNQKWYGKLWLLVAFVSPTFFGSVGILTTWRWVLSSAPNGLVNYYLSSIGVIKQPVSWFTTATMAWVCIIGVTVWWIVGFSVLLYLGALRRIPPEQYEAAKIDGAGPFERFVHVTLPWMRNVLFFDTVRQVLLAFGLFDQVYFFTGGGPAGATRTMVYYLFEVGFQRQQLGRAAAISWYIFIVVFGFALIQLFILTKSIRSAEE; this is translated from the coding sequence ATGCAAGAGTATCAAGTAACAGCATCAGAAGCACAGAAAAGTGTGAAATCTTTTAGCCGTCGAAGACTCCGCAGAGAACTTGGCGCTTGGGGCTTCATGGCACCGCATCTTTTCTTTTTCATCGTGTTTACCATGGCTCCACTTGTGTTTGGATTCATAATGAGTTTTCATCGCTGGACCTTGTTAGATGAACCTCTCTTCATTGGATGGGACAATTTTGTTCGTGTTTGGAGAGATTCCAGATTTTGGCAGGCCGTTAGTAACACCTTAATTTTTGCGTTGATAAGTGTCCCACTGACGATGCTTGTGTCGCTGGTTTTTGCGTTATTGCTAAATCAGAAATGGTATGGAAAGCTATGGTTGCTTGTTGCGTTCGTTTCCCCAACATTTTTCGGTTCGGTTGGCATTCTAACCACATGGCGTTGGGTACTCAGCTCAGCTCCAAATGGATTGGTGAACTATTATCTCAGTAGTATTGGAGTTATCAAACAGCCTGTTTCTTGGTTTACAACTGCAACAATGGCTTGGGTCTGTATAATTGGGGTTACCGTCTGGTGGATAGTGGGATTCAGTGTCTTGTTGTACCTAGGGGCTTTGCGCAGAATCCCCCCTGAACAATATGAGGCTGCTAAAATAGACGGTGCCGGACCATTCGAGAGATTCGTACACGTTACCCTTCCTTGGATGAGAAACGTTTTGTTCTTTGATACAGTCAGACAGGTTTTACTTGCGTTTGGGTTGTTTGACCAGGTATATTTCTTTACCGGCGGTGGTCCTGCTGGAGCTACTCGAACAATGGTTTATTACCTCTTCGAAGTAGGTTTCCAGAGACAACAACTTGGTCGAGCAGCAGCTATTTCTTGGTACATTTTTATTGTTGTCTTTGGTTTCGCTTTAATTCAGCTGTTTATACTCACAAAGAGCATCAGAAGTGCGGAGGAGTGA
- a CDS encoding carbohydrate ABC transporter permease — protein sequence MNSISKAKLRKQILRIVVSVLLWVFAAIWFIPIFWMFITSLKESTLATSEYPPQWIPSSPTLENYRRVLMPASGISVARGIKNSLIISVLSTVLGFVVATPAAYALSRLKFRGQRVIFWLYIAVLAFPGIIWRCQLKPGNTIK from the coding sequence GTGAACAGTATTTCTAAAGCCAAGTTAAGAAAACAGATTTTGAGAATCGTTGTTTCTGTATTGCTCTGGGTTTTCGCTGCAATTTGGTTTATCCCAATATTCTGGATGTTTATCACGTCTCTCAAGGAATCCACCCTCGCCACAAGTGAGTATCCGCCTCAATGGATCCCAAGTTCTCCCACACTCGAGAACTACCGTCGGGTTCTTATGCCAGCAAGTGGTATAAGCGTGGCAAGAGGAATTAAAAACAGTTTGATTATTTCGGTTTTGTCAACTGTCCTTGGCTTTGTGGTAGCAACACCAGCAGCTTATGCTTTATCAAGGCTTAAGTTTAGAGGACAGCGTGTAATCTTCTGGTTGTACATAGCTGTTCTGGCGTTCCCGGGAATAATTTGGAGGTGTCAACTTAAGCCGGGAAATACGATAAAATAA
- a CDS encoding carbohydrate ABC transporter permease, translated as MRKRREKIIRIIGSILLWIFAAFWFVPIFWMLITSLKESSSAVMEYPPRWIPDPATLNNYRRVFTPAGGISVVRGLRNSLIVATVTGILGLVIATPAAYALARMRFTGQKVAFWLYIAILAFPGIIFLVPNFLIVHSLGLMNTFAALIFPTFGTTFGVFLLRQYMLGIPRELEDAAWIDGCSRLRFLITIVIPYIKPALFVLALMTFLGSWNNFLWPLLVMQSPEKFTLPIALVRFAGGTQWNDPYRGIGALMAGSFISVAPTLLIFVVFNKYLMQGVYLGSVGKE; from the coding sequence ATGCGTAAGAGAAGGGAGAAAATCATAAGAATCATCGGGTCAATTTTGCTGTGGATTTTTGCTGCTTTTTGGTTTGTTCCGATATTCTGGATGTTAATAACATCGCTGAAGGAATCCAGCTCCGCAGTGATGGAATATCCTCCTCGTTGGATACCAGATCCAGCGACGTTGAATAACTATAGACGAGTCTTCACCCCTGCTGGTGGAATAAGTGTTGTGCGCGGTCTTAGAAATAGTTTGATAGTCGCAACTGTTACCGGTATTCTTGGATTAGTCATCGCAACTCCAGCAGCTTACGCTTTGGCAAGGATGAGATTCACGGGTCAGAAAGTTGCCTTCTGGCTTTACATAGCAATCCTTGCTTTTCCCGGAATAATTTTCCTTGTTCCAAACTTTCTTATCGTACACTCTCTTGGTTTGATGAACACTTTCGCGGCGTTGATATTTCCTACCTTCGGTACTACCTTTGGTGTGTTTCTCTTGCGGCAGTACATGCTTGGTATACCCAGAGAACTTGAAGATGCAGCTTGGATAGACGGATGCTCACGACTTAGATTCCTGATAACCATAGTAATTCCGTATATCAAGCCAGCCTTGTTTGTACTTGCCTTGATGACTTTTCTTGGATCATGGAACAACTTCCTGTGGCCCCTTCTGGTCATGCAAAGTCCTGAGAAATTCACGTTGCCAATTGCTCTGGTTCGTTTTGCCGGTGGAACGCAATGGAACGATCCATATAGGGGCATTGGTGCGTTGATGGCTGGATCATTCATTTCTGTGGCTCCAACGTTGTTGATTTTCGTGGTATTCAACAAATATTTGATGCAAGGTGTGTACCTTGGTTCCGTTGGAAAAGAATAA
- a CDS encoding glycoside hydrolase family 43 protein, protein MGCLMKICCKSSRFPCLVICLICSILSASEQAVFNWATVHDPSVIKVNDTYYLFGSHLAVAKSNDLMRWTQVNLNVYKGNPIVPDIQQDLKEAVSWARADSIWAPHVIRMPDGKFYMYYCASTFGSPRSAIGIAVSDKVEGPYRHYAVILRSGQTPADGPSEDGTPYNRMKHPNCIDPHTFYDKDGRLWMVYGSYFGGIFIIELDPNTGLPLPGQGYGERLIGGNHSPIEGPFILYSPETDYYYLFVSFGGLDSRGGYNIRVMRSRNVTGPYYDIEGNDARECMGDARTTEQFGVKLVGNFNFNETNPISAATFGYVSPGHNSAYYDPDTARYFIFFHTRFPGRGESHQIRVHQLLLNEEGWFVMAPFPYAGETILPLGKEDLLGEYMLINHGKQITSDIKQPVRIVLEDGKISGAIEGHWQLKNGYFIDISLEEKGQLVTYKGVCLKQWHPTEKKWVTTFSAVSEKGICIWGVRIED, encoded by the coding sequence TTGGGATGTCTGATGAAAATTTGTTGTAAGTCTTCAAGATTTCCGTGCCTTGTAATATGTCTTATTTGTTCCATTTTATCGGCTTCTGAACAGGCGGTATTCAACTGGGCAACTGTACACGATCCTTCAGTTATCAAAGTCAATGATACATACTACCTTTTTGGTTCACATCTTGCTGTTGCTAAATCAAATGATCTAATGCGTTGGACGCAGGTGAATTTAAACGTTTACAAAGGAAATCCAATAGTACCTGATATTCAGCAAGATTTAAAGGAAGCCGTTTCCTGGGCACGAGCAGATTCGATTTGGGCTCCCCATGTCATCCGAATGCCAGACGGAAAATTTTACATGTACTACTGCGCATCTACTTTTGGTTCCCCGCGTTCCGCCATAGGTATAGCGGTGTCTGACAAAGTTGAAGGACCATATAGACATTATGCAGTCATTTTGAGATCTGGTCAGACACCAGCCGATGGTCCAAGTGAAGATGGCACACCGTACAACAGAATGAAACATCCCAATTGCATAGATCCTCATACGTTTTACGATAAAGACGGCAGATTATGGATGGTTTATGGTTCGTACTTTGGAGGAATTTTCATCATCGAGCTTGATCCTAACACTGGCTTGCCACTTCCAGGACAAGGCTATGGAGAAAGACTTATCGGTGGTAATCACAGCCCAATAGAAGGACCTTTTATCCTTTATAGCCCAGAAACCGATTATTACTATCTTTTCGTGAGCTTCGGGGGACTTGACTCACGCGGCGGTTATAACATTCGAGTTATGCGTTCAAGAAACGTTACTGGACCATACTATGACATAGAAGGCAATGACGCGCGCGAATGTATGGGCGATGCAAGGACAACAGAGCAGTTTGGAGTTAAACTTGTTGGAAATTTCAATTTCAATGAAACAAACCCAATCAGCGCTGCGACATTTGGGTATGTATCTCCTGGTCACAACTCAGCTTACTATGACCCAGATACGGCTAGATACTTCATTTTCTTTCATACCAGATTTCCAGGCAGAGGTGAGAGTCATCAAATTAGAGTTCACCAACTTCTGCTGAACGAAGAAGGTTGGTTTGTGATGGCACCATTTCCATACGCTGGTGAAACCATTTTACCTTTGGGAAAAGAAGATTTACTTGGTGAATACATGTTGATAAATCATGGTAAACAGATCACTAGCGACATAAAACAACCTGTTAGGATAGTACTAGAAGATGGAAAAATCTCTGGTGCAATCGAAGGACATTGGCAGCTGAAAAATGGGTACTTTATCGATATATCCCTTGAAGAGAAAGGTCAACTAGTAACGTACAAAGGGGTTTGTCTAAAACAATGGCATCCAACAGAGAAAAAATGGGTTACAACCTTCTCTGCAGTTAGCGAAAAGGGAATTTGCATCTGGGGAGTTCGGATCGAAGATTAA
- a CDS encoding alpha-L-arabinofuranosidase C-terminal domain-containing protein translates to MRKWAFLIAIILLINTLSFTVDHVLTFEMSLIHAIPQTLFGIFFEDINHAVDGGLYAELIRNGSFEHIFSLEGWALELCEESIEVSVDTSNPIHPNNKNYVRVRSDDPNAEIVLINLGYTASPIRGGIPIKAGEAYNLSFFVRTVGFTGEVSVYLENRRGEKYAESLVRISEQIDDWMRISLELVPKVTFSNSHFVMRIKGQGELHLDMISLIPKNTWHNMRTDLINVLKDLKPGFFRFPGGCLVEGDSLSNAYRWKDTIGPIEERKPNRNLWGYHQSYGIGFYEYLLLAEYLGAEPVPIFNAGISCQVRGAEYCPVDELDEWIQDVLDFLEFANGPTDTYWGSIRAQLGHPETFNVKYIGIGNENWGDQYHERFKLFHTAIKEKYPEVKIVFSGPPSYEGSNFRYAMRWAKENDVEIFDEHIYASPEWLLANTERYDRYDRTGPRIMLGEYAAHAPGRQNNWQAALAEAAFLTGVVRNSDVVIMASYAPLFNRIGFSQWVPDLIWFDSASFFLTPSYFVQKLYADHTGDYLIPSEITNEDLVLIGYRYKAIYHVCTYNSKSNEITVFLVNPWPDDKSVKIQLPENIRTRKEINLIRLCGSLTDINNFDDYAIVPVHEKIISNSCGSFDFIAKGYSFNVLKIGLE, encoded by the coding sequence GTGAGAAAATGGGCATTTTTAATAGCAATCATTCTTTTAATAAACACCTTGTCTTTTACTGTTGATCATGTACTGACTTTTGAAATGAGCCTTATTCACGCGATTCCACAGACTTTGTTTGGAATCTTTTTTGAAGATATCAATCACGCTGTCGACGGTGGTTTATATGCAGAGTTGATCAGAAATGGATCATTTGAGCATATCTTTTCTTTGGAAGGATGGGCATTGGAACTGTGCGAAGAATCTATTGAGGTTTCCGTAGATACCTCGAATCCGATTCATCCCAACAACAAAAACTACGTAAGGGTACGGTCAGACGATCCAAACGCTGAGATTGTGCTCATCAATCTTGGTTATACTGCTTCGCCCATAAGAGGCGGTATCCCAATAAAGGCCGGTGAAGCTTATAATTTGTCGTTTTTTGTAAGGACCGTTGGTTTTACTGGGGAAGTTTCCGTGTACTTGGAAAATCGAAGGGGAGAAAAGTATGCTGAAAGCCTTGTAAGGATTTCCGAACAAATTGACGATTGGATGAGAATCTCACTTGAGCTTGTACCAAAGGTAACCTTTTCCAATTCACATTTTGTGATGAGGATCAAAGGTCAAGGGGAACTTCACTTGGACATGATTTCTCTGATTCCGAAGAACACTTGGCATAATATGCGAACAGATTTGATTAACGTTCTCAAGGATCTAAAACCAGGATTTTTCCGATTTCCCGGAGGATGCTTGGTTGAAGGCGATAGTTTGTCAAACGCCTACCGTTGGAAGGATACCATAGGACCTATCGAGGAAAGAAAGCCGAACAGAAATCTTTGGGGATATCATCAGTCTTATGGTATAGGCTTTTACGAATATTTGTTGCTTGCAGAATACCTTGGTGCGGAGCCCGTTCCAATCTTCAATGCGGGTATTTCTTGCCAAGTTAGAGGAGCTGAGTACTGTCCAGTCGATGAACTTGACGAATGGATTCAAGATGTACTTGATTTTCTGGAATTTGCAAACGGACCTACTGATACATATTGGGGATCGATCAGAGCACAACTTGGTCATCCTGAAACTTTCAACGTTAAATACATTGGTATAGGAAATGAGAATTGGGGAGATCAATACCATGAAAGGTTCAAGCTATTCCACACAGCTATTAAGGAGAAATATCCAGAGGTAAAAATTGTCTTCAGCGGACCTCCTTCATACGAAGGTTCGAACTTCAGATATGCTATGAGGTGGGCGAAGGAAAATGACGTTGAAATTTTCGACGAACACATATACGCATCTCCAGAGTGGTTACTTGCCAACACCGAAAGGTACGATAGATACGATCGAACAGGACCGAGGATCATGTTGGGTGAATATGCTGCCCACGCACCGGGTAGACAGAATAATTGGCAAGCCGCACTTGCGGAGGCTGCGTTCCTCACCGGCGTTGTTCGGAATTCCGATGTTGTGATAATGGCTTCATATGCACCGCTTTTCAATAGAATTGGTTTTTCACAGTGGGTACCTGATTTGATATGGTTTGATTCAGCCAGCTTTTTTCTAACACCGAGCTATTTTGTACAGAAATTATATGCCGATCACACGGGCGATTATCTAATTCCGTCTGAAATAACAAACGAAGATCTCGTTCTAATTGGTTACAGATACAAGGCAATCTATCATGTTTGCACTTACAATTCAAAATCAAATGAAATAACAGTTTTTCTGGTTAATCCCTGGCCGGATGATAAGAGCGTCAAAATCCAATTACCCGAGAACATCAGGACTCGAAAAGAAATCAACTTGATTAGACTATGCGGATCGCTCACGGATATCAACAACTTTGATGATTATGCGATTGTACCTGTTCATGAGAAGATCATTTCAAACAGTTGTGGTAGTTTCGATTTTATCGCAAAAGGTTATTCGTTCAACGTGTTGAAAATAGGTCTTGAATAG
- a CDS encoding DDE-type integrase/transposase/recombinase → MKVTTTNITEYLYQIIPNLFQRQRVPHEAKVSALVLYFYGLALRKAAAIIGVSHEALRKWWARMKEEIFAEKIEGNAVVAVDEMKVNINGYCWYVWIAFEVKRKKVIYALVSKTREKDKASLVMKMVKKRVTGKLRIITDKGPWYWEASEENMGYWEHEHERFGERSLVESVIGIKRYRLRRFNISRLWYKRRDEDIVKWLFPFLLLVQFSFLS, encoded by the coding sequence ATGAAAGTTACAACAACAAATATCACCGAGTACCTATACCAAATTATACCAAACCTTTTTCAAAGACAAAGAGTTCCACATGAGGCGAAAGTATCTGCATTGGTTTTGTACTTTTATGGACTTGCATTAAGGAAGGCAGCAGCCATAATTGGAGTCAGTCATGAAGCCTTGAGGAAATGGTGGGCAAGAATGAAAGAAGAGATATTTGCTGAGAAGATAGAAGGCAATGCAGTAGTAGCTGTAGACGAGATGAAGGTGAACATAAACGGTTACTGCTGGTATGTATGGATAGCGTTTGAGGTTAAGAGGAAGAAAGTGATCTATGCGTTGGTCAGCAAAACGCGAGAGAAGGACAAAGCGAGCTTGGTGATGAAGATGGTGAAGAAGAGAGTGACAGGTAAGTTGAGGATAATAACGGACAAAGGGCCATGGTACTGGGAAGCGAGCGAAGAGAATATGGGATATTGGGAACACGAGCATGAGAGGTTTGGGGAGAGGAGTCTTGTTGAGAGCGTGATAGGGATAAAAAGGTACAGGCTGAGGCGTTTTAACATAAGCAGGTTATGGTACAAGAGGAGGGATGAGGACATAGTGAAGTGGCTATTTCCATTTCTTCTATTAGTGCAGTTTTCCTTCTTAAGTTGA
- a CDS encoding glycoside hydrolase family 127 protein, translating into MKAHVSPLKSKSIHPACLYNYTLGGFLHPYQDMLANVTLPTQLSLLYETGRIDNFKIASGKLSGSFNGYFPFNDSDVYKWIEAVSYVFERVKKSNPKLAQSLDEIIRDISNAQSEDGYLNTFFMINDSPKWEDLVWGHELYTAGHLIQAAIAHRRFTGQDNMFKVAKKFADLICETFKPGKKEGTCGHPEIEMSLVELYRETGERKYLNQAKYFIEARGKGLASVPRNPGPVYFIDHKPFVELDEVVGHAVRMLYLCCGATDLYLETEGKAIWKTLENLWKDMTTRKMYITGGVGSRHDWESIGEPYELPNRRAYAETCAAIANFMWNYRMFLASGEARFVDVMEQVVYNGLLSGISLDGDKYFYDNPLEDMGTKRRQRWFDCACCPPNIARTIASLPHYIYAQSKDKLWVNLYESSTFKIIHNDVPIEIVQQTDYPWSGDVHIRIAARETLSFTLLLRIPEWSADFDLKLNGKSVKFHLNNGYAELQNSWKGTNNVQLTLKLRPECLQSHPYVSENHGKVAVRSGPVLYCIEQVDNPDFDIWTLKIDSDSFEMVPGEILGKRMFFLLGNGKATNIRSWQGKLYRPKTKTKSKYVTFKLIPYHMWNNRGNSGMRLWLDCTS; encoded by the coding sequence ATGAAAGCTCACGTTTCGCCATTGAAGTCTAAATCCATTCATCCGGCGTGTTTGTACAATTATACATTGGGCGGTTTCCTTCATCCGTATCAGGATATGCTTGCCAATGTAACGCTTCCAACTCAACTTTCCCTGTTGTATGAAACAGGTCGTATAGACAATTTCAAAATCGCATCAGGGAAACTGTCTGGATCGTTCAACGGGTATTTTCCCTTCAACGACTCTGACGTGTACAAATGGATTGAAGCGGTGAGTTATGTATTTGAGAGAGTGAAAAAGTCAAATCCGAAACTTGCTCAATCACTTGATGAGATCATTCGAGATATATCAAATGCTCAAAGTGAAGACGGATATCTCAACACCTTCTTCATGATTAACGACAGTCCCAAATGGGAGGATCTGGTGTGGGGGCACGAATTGTACACAGCAGGTCATTTAATCCAAGCGGCGATAGCACACAGGAGGTTCACAGGCCAGGACAACATGTTCAAGGTGGCAAAGAAGTTCGCCGATTTGATATGCGAAACCTTTAAACCTGGTAAAAAAGAAGGAACGTGTGGACATCCCGAGATCGAAATGTCACTTGTTGAACTGTACCGTGAAACTGGGGAAAGGAAATACCTGAATCAAGCTAAGTATTTCATCGAGGCTCGAGGGAAAGGTCTTGCAAGCGTTCCAAGAAATCCAGGGCCAGTTTACTTCATTGATCACAAACCGTTTGTAGAACTTGATGAAGTTGTTGGACATGCCGTGAGAATGCTTTATTTGTGCTGTGGTGCGACAGATCTTTATCTTGAAACCGAAGGCAAAGCAATTTGGAAAACACTGGAGAATCTCTGGAAAGATATGACTACTAGGAAAATGTACATAACCGGTGGGGTTGGCTCGAGGCATGATTGGGAATCAATTGGCGAACCTTATGAACTTCCAAATCGTAGAGCTTATGCGGAAACTTGCGCTGCAATCGCCAATTTTATGTGGAACTACAGGATGTTTCTTGCTTCCGGTGAAGCAAGATTCGTAGACGTCATGGAACAAGTTGTCTACAACGGTTTACTCTCTGGCATATCGCTCGATGGTGATAAGTATTTCTACGATAATCCGCTTGAAGACATGGGAACCAAACGCAGACAAAGATGGTTCGATTGTGCTTGCTGTCCCCCCAACATTGCACGAACGATAGCATCCCTGCCTCACTATATTTATGCTCAATCAAAGGATAAGCTTTGGGTGAATCTCTACGAAAGCAGCACGTTCAAAATTATTCACAACGATGTGCCGATCGAAATTGTTCAGCAAACAGACTACCCATGGTCTGGTGATGTGCATATAAGAATAGCTGCCAGAGAAACTCTTTCGTTTACCTTGTTGCTAAGAATACCTGAATGGTCTGCCGACTTTGATCTTAAACTGAACGGCAAAAGCGTGAAATTTCATTTGAACAATGGCTATGCGGAGCTCCAGAATTCTTGGAAGGGTACAAATAATGTGCAGCTTACCTTGAAGCTTCGACCAGAATGTCTGCAAAGCCATCCCTACGTATCCGAGAACCATGGAAAAGTGGCTGTGAGATCTGGACCAGTTCTCTACTGTATCGAACAGGTTGACAATCCCGATTTTGACATTTGGACACTGAAAATTGATTCAGACTCATTTGAAATGGTTCCAGGAGAGATCCTTGGCAAGCGGATGTTTTTCTTACTCGGTAACGGTAAAGCAACGAACATACGAAGTTGGCAAGGCAAATTGTATAGGCCAAAAACAAAAACAAAGTCCAAATACGTTACGTTCAAACTTATCCCATACCATATGTGGAACAACAGAGGGAATAGCGGCATGAGACTCTGGCTGGATTGTACTTCCTAA
- a CDS encoding carbohydrate ABC transporter permease encodes MAISISSISAVFLLKLTGPFSLYLILGLIDTFSALILPGLGGTFGVFLLRQYMLGIPRELEDAAWIDGCSRLRFLLSIVIPYIRPALFVLGLMTFLGSWNSFLWPLLVLNRPDKFTLPIALVRFTAGWGDPYRGIGTLMAGAFISVAPTLLIFIVFQKYLAQGVYLGSAGKE; translated from the coding sequence GTGGCTATTTCCATTTCTTCTATTAGTGCAGTTTTCCTTCTTAAGTTGACAGGTCCATTTTCCTTGTACCTAATTCTTGGTTTAATAGATACGTTCTCGGCTTTGATTTTACCAGGTCTTGGTGGTACTTTCGGAGTGTTTCTGCTAAGACAGTACATGCTTGGTATACCCAGAGAACTTGAAGACGCTGCTTGGATAGATGGGTGCTCGCGACTCAGGTTCCTATTGTCAATCGTAATTCCATACATCAGACCTGCTCTTTTTGTCCTAGGATTGATGACCTTTCTGGGATCTTGGAACAGTTTTCTCTGGCCTTTGTTAGTTCTGAACAGACCAGACAAGTTTACGCTTCCAATCGCTCTGGTCCGATTTACGGCAGGCTGGGGTGATCCGTACAGGGGAATTGGAACGTTGATGGCTGGGGCTTTTATTTCGGTAGCTCCAACGCTGTTGATATTTATTGTCTTTCAAAAATATCTGGCGCAAGGTGTCTATCTTGGATCAGCGGGTAAGGAATAA